In Podospora pseudoanserina strain CBS 124.78 chromosome 5, whole genome shotgun sequence, a single window of DNA contains:
- a CDS encoding hypothetical protein (CAZy:GH79; COG:G; EggNog:ENOG503NW4M; antiSMASH:Cluster_8), whose amino-acid sequence MITSMKITAASLLAGVSAVNTSLSLVPASSVSQSHVPQFVSYSFEPAFWVEFFGEPDAPRNLTYTLLNHLHERGARPIIRAGGITMDSMIFDPSQKISVVRTENSKGGIYRTTIGPAFYRSWDNFPEGTTFVSTLNFGNNSVPIARDLALASYNLQKDKIIHYELGNEPTNYPTSRWQGSTKAYVDQWLSFVNQINSALGGNRTGHSSGKWWASSATTDITPLKVRPADLIPAGINNTGQVSQYSIHSYAFATCEPARERLATIPNILNHTDLLRYADDEIYPSAKLTMQQKGEWVIGEFNSIACSGKPGVSDSFAQALWTADVELIYAVRNATSVHLHQGATLVFQSNQQLNTPGDDGTPGFSSYSLLYPINSTKRGEARVLPVFVSQLLVVEALSDGGRIAALKTPRGVAEREFSAYVIFDAAGTRVTKIVALNLKLYYAGQQKQRGEVVLDLGAHRGATVKRMTAPSVDEKDAAKVTWAGQSFKNGVAVGQVAEESLEARGKLSVRDSEAVLLTFE is encoded by the coding sequence ATGATCACGTCCATGAAAATAACTGCAGCATCATTGCTGGCAGGGGTGTCAGCAGTGAATACCTCACTAAGCCTTGTTCCCGCATCTTCAGTCTCGCAGTCACATGTGCCGCAGTTCGTCAGCTACTCCTTCGAGCCGGCCTTCTGGGTGGAGTTCTTCGGCGAACCAGACGCCCCCCGCAACCTGACgtacaccctcctcaaccacctccacgaGCGCGGTGCTCGTCCCATCATCAGGGCGGGAGGCATCACGATGGACAGCATGATATTTGACCCTTCCCAGAAAATATCTGTTGTCCGCACTGAGAACAGCAAAGGAGGCATCTACCGAACCACCATCGGGCCAGCCTTCTACCGCTCCTGGGACAACTTCCCCGAGGGCACCACGTTCGTCTCTACTCTCAACTTTGGCAACAACTCTGTCCCCATAGCCAGAGACCTTGCCCTCGCATCCTACAACCTCCAGAAAGACAAGATCATCCACTATGAGCTAGGCAACGAGCCCACAAACTATCCAACCTCTCGCTGGCAGGGAAGCACGAAGGCTTACGTCGATCAATGGCTCTCCTTTGTTAATCAGATCAACAGTGCTCTGGGTGGCAACCGGACTGGCCACAGCAGCGGAAAATGGTGGGCATCAAGCGCAACAACCGACATCACCCCTCTCAAGGTCCGTCCAGCAGACCTCATCCCGGccggcatcaacaacaccggcCAAGTCTCGCAGTACTCCATCCACTCGTACGCGTTTGCAACTTGTGAGCCCGCTCGTGAGCGATTGGCTACAATCCCGAACATTCTCAACCACACCGACCTACTCCGCTACGCCGACGATGAAATCTACCCTTCTGCCAAACTAACCATGCAGCAAAAGGGTGAGTGGGTGATCGGGGAGTTCAACTCGATTGCTTGTAGCGGAAAACCAGGAGTATCAGACTCGTTTGCACAGGCGCTGTGGACGGCAGACGTGGAGCTGATATACGCCGTGAGAAACGCGACAAGCGTGCACTTGCACCAGGGGGCAACGTTGGTGTTCCAGAGTAACCAGCAGCTGAACACGcctggagatgatgggacgCCGGGATTTAGCAGCTATTCGTTGTTGTACCCGATCAACTCGACCAAGAGGGGcgaggcgagggtgttgccgGTGTTTGTCAGTcagctgctggtggtggaggcacTGAGTGACGGGGGAAGGATTGCTGCGCTAAAGACGCCCCGGGGGGTTGCAGAGAGGGAGTTTTCGGCGTATGTGATATTTGATGCTGCTGGTACGAGGGTGACCAAGATTGTGGCCTTGAATTTGAAGCTGTATTATGCTGGACAGCAGAAGCAAAGAGGAGAGGTTGTGTTGGATTTAGGGGCTCATAGAGGGGCGACGGTTAAGCGTATGACTGCTCCATCAGTGGATGAGAAAGACGCTGCCAAGGTGACGTGGGCTGGGCAGTCGTTTAAGaatggtgttgctgtgggCCAAGTGGCTGAAGAAAGTTTGGAAGCGCGAGGGAAATTGTCGGTTCGGGATAGTGAGGCAGTCTTGTTGACATTTGAGTAA
- a CDS encoding hypothetical protein (antiSMASH:Cluster_8) — MNECLGLVGALEPYVMQDGNAYMTLTTCQSGCRGLTGVGAGPSVFLAGAADGAVSGQSEPFNPPSQRVLGWLGGGRAAAGTLGRGTAAGSTSFLISTHSRASHRINRRHKPHRSPAAGAGDADYNRTIFSSNVGYIVPCTIICIQGNFYTRH; from the exons ATGAACGAGTGCCTGGGCCTGGTAGGCGCCCTGGAGCCATATGTCATGCAGGATGGAAATGCCTACATGACGCTCACCACGTGCCAATCTGGATGTCGAGGTCTAACCGGTGTTGGAGCTGGTCCAAGCGTCTTTCTTGCAGGTGCCGCTGATGGAGCTGTTtctggccaatcagagcCTTTCAACCCACCCTCTCAGCGCGtccttggctggctgggcggTGGGCGGGCAGCCGCAGGCACCCTAGGGAGGGGGACAGCCGCTGGGTCAACCTCATTTCTCATTTCGACACATTCAAGAGCTTCCCATCGCATCAACCGACGACACAAACCTCACAGAAGCCCAGCCGCAGGAGCCGGCGACGCTGATTACAATAGAACCATTTTCTCCTCGAACGTCGGCTACATTGTCCCCTGTACCATTATTTGCATTCAAGGAAATTTCT ATACTAGACATTAA
- the SIT4_1 gene encoding sporulation-induced protein (COG:D; EggNog:ENOG503NWBN; antiSMASH:Cluster_8), translating into MFWRFGGYNVSTIDTILEKESFQLEELLDESDLIQELKQHNPKLVEYLREQQVLEKLLQYVVAPKLEPVAAPDADEEEEQEDDEIGRPPVFPTTRSRSSSRATEPSGQEENEKKRNRYAFVAAEILSSDNYSIHEALMESRPLLRNFWEFLKRPTPLDPLQASYFTKVNESLFDKKTEEMLDLLKSFEGAIADILRHVDCPMIMDLLLKIISLERTESGQGVVEWLYTQNVMPTLLSFLGPEHSWATQTSAADFIKAIITVSANASQNEQTCIGPNELTRQLVSRPCVEQLIQYMLGGGNPLTCGVGIIIEVIRKNNSDYDPEGVDANAPPSCRDPIYLGTLLRLFADHVPDFMSLIMNSTAQKERLSSTFGDKIEPLGFDRFKTCELMAELLHCSNMGLLNEVGSEQFIAARDAQRQRLREEGRLIPARGVDDTPSSTEDLTMRTSQSSPAEERRKLEVMNISADDDGFEEVSHDTSDDVLELPDAPAPTQAPAFSMLEKDDADFVDEPLSSPRLNFKELDAEKRAESPPAFEDPDLVVAPLSPTKKAAQTGASKDQQSPPKPVADEKEPQTSDKSKEISTAELPALSTKSSVPKALDAADTLSPHPGDTPAPLFSSATAAKGDEAKDKTEQTSEPSPSPPKAEPAEDSPAGANANETTGEISIIIAPASDSATPAEGALTAPRPVVGDYLKMQFVRQEVVPTILRFFFKYPWNNFLHNVVYDIVQQVFNGPMDRGFNPTLAISLFEAADITNQIINGQLASEESQAQHKTRMGYMGHLTLIAEEVVKFTERHPPELLSEVVLDKVMAQDWISYVEGALAETRERDNAILGGVRPEVAMSNRAAQSSLVGVGLNGLSSIGLGGNNSNTLADAGLGGGSDLGDGSGAGASPFGISSGTMMSGFGSSSDEDEDEEQESEEDVNNEFRAYTDPLNANSSNSLNPPSIPPPPPPPPPLNIMPSRARMQLAARLAKRNAAAAAENGGQEGSSSNMDDGTSDAFTLPSLSASERLRNPFADDGDDEDNSSDEDNIDNAEDEGGASSSAWNRGSWWRGVVGGRSSSRRQGDNENQEKERFGDGRDDTDDSDDAVHEDDIDDEEFGDFAMPEVQSSGAMVSGIDPAREKILVKPMALHPSAAKSSFGSLWPFGGQGFGANKEKEKEQEKKTEGEQGASTSPSSSPANAITEEPVELGKEEDEGVIGEDGQKINRAVEAKRRTSIEDPDDDDVGGEEIIVHKGPGVH; encoded by the exons ATGTTTTGGAGGTTCGGCGGTTACAATGTCTCGACCATCGATACGATCCTCGAGAAAGAGTCCTTTCAACTAGAGGAGCTTCTCGATGAAAGCGACCTCATCCAAGAGCTTAAGCAGCACAATCCCAAACTCGTTGAATACCTGCGCGAGCAGCAGGTGCTTGAGAAGCTTCTTCAATATGTAGTAGCGCCAAAGCTCGAACCTGTCGCGGCGCCAGAtgccgatgaggaggaggagcaagaggatgacgagatCGGAAGGCCACCTGtttttcccaccaccaggtCTCGGTCGTCATCACGAGCGACCGAGCCCAGCGGCCAGGAGGAAAATGAAAAGAAGCGCAATCGATACGCCTTCGTGGCGGCCGAAATACTGTCCTCAGACAACTACTCTATCCACGAGGCTCTTATGGAAAGCAGACCCCTCCTCCGGAATTTCTGGGAGTTCCTCAAGAGGCCGACGCCGCTCGATCCTTTGCAGGCCAGCTACTTCACCAAAGTAAACGAGTCTCTCTTCGATAAAAAGACGGAAGAAATGCTGGACCTTCTCAAGTCGTTTGAGGGAGCCATTGCCGATATTTTGAGACATGTGGACTGCCCCATGATCATGGATCTGCTGTTGAAGATCATCAGCTTGGAGCGCACAGAGAGCGGCCAAGGCGTTGTTGAG TGGCTATATACGCAGAACGTGATGCCAactcttctctccttcctcggaCCAGAGCACAGCTGGGCCACCCAAACATCGGCCGCCGACTTCAtcaaagccatcatcactgTCTCAGCCAACGCTTCCCAAAACGAACAGACGTGTATCGGTCCGAACGAGCTGACAAGACAGCTGGTCTCCCGCCCTTGTGTCGAACAGTTGATCCAGTACATGCTGGGGGGTGGCAATCCACTCACGTGCGGTGTCGGCATCATCATTGAGGTCATTCGCAAGAACAACTCGGACTATGATCCCGAAGGCGTCGACGCCAACGCTCCTCCGTCGTGTCGCGACCCCATTTATCTCGGAacccttcttcgcctctttGCCGACCACGTTCCAGATTTCATGAGCCTGATCATGAACTCGACGGCACAAAAAGAACGTCTTTCCTCCACTTTCGGCGATAAGATCGAACCCCTTGGCTTTGATCGCTTCAAGACCTGCGAGCTAATGGCAGAACTTTTGCACTGCAGTAACATGGGCCTCTTGAACGAGGTTGGTTCTGAGCAGTTTATTGCTGCCCGTGACGCTCAGCGCCAACGGTTGAGAGAAGAGGGCCGTTTGATCCCTGCTCGTGGGGTTGATGACACGCCATCATCGACCGAGGATCTGACGATGCGCACATCGCAGTCATCGCCTGCTGAGGAGAGGCGGAAGCTTGAGGTCATGAACATATCTGCCGATGACGATGGGTTTGAGGAAGTGAGCCATGACACCTCGGACGATGTTTTGGAGCTCCCGGATGCCCCTGCGCCTACCCAAGCCCCAGCATTTTCCATGCTTGAAAAGGACGACGCGGACTTTGTTGATGAGCCACTCAGCTCACCAAGGCTGAACTTTAAGGAGCTTGACGCGGAAAAGAGAGCGGAGTCACCACCGGCCTTCGAGGATCCTGATCTGGTCGTCGCGCCTCTGTCGCCCACCAAAAAGGCAGCTCAAACTGGTGCAAGCAAGGATCAACAGAGCCCACCCAAACCAGTGGCTGACGAAAAAGAGCCGCAAACTTCGGACAAGAGCAAGGAAATCTCCACAGCGGAATTGCCTGCGTTGAGCACCAAGTCCTCCGTCCCCAAGGCTCTTGATGCTGCCGATACGTTGTCTCCCCACCCTGGTGACACGCCGGCTCCTTTATTTTCCAGTGCTACCGCCGCCAAGGGTGATGAGGCCAAAGATAAGACTGAGCAAACGTCAgagccatcgccatcgccaccaaAGGCCGAACCTGCTGAGGATTCACCTGCCGGCGCCAACGCCAATGAGACCACGGGGGAAATTTCCATCATCATTGCCCCCGCCAGCGACAGCGCCACTCCTGCGGAGGGAGCCTTAACCGCCCCCCGGCCGGTGGTCGGCGACTATCTCAAGATGCAGTTTGTTCGTCAGGAAGTGGTGCCCACCATCCTTCGGTTCTTCTTCAAGTACCCTTGGAACAACTTCCTTCACAATGTTGTCTACGATATCGTGCAGCAGGTGTTCAACGGCCCTATGGATCGCGGTTTCAACCCGACGCTGGCCATCAGTCTCTTCGAGGCtgccgacatcaccaaccaaatCATCAACGGTCAGCTCGCCAGTGAAGAGTCGCAGGCCCAACACAAGACACGCATGGGTTACATGGGCCATTTGACGCTGATCGCCGAGGAAGTGGTCAAGTTCACGGAGCGTCACCCCCCCGAGCTGCTCAGCGAGGTTGTCTTGGACAAGGTCATGGCGCAGGATTGGATCAGCTACGTTGAGGGCGCGCTTGCTGAAACTCGCGAGCGTGATAATGCCATTCTTGGAGGGGTCAGGCCCGAGGTTGCTATGAGCAACCGGGCCGCCCAGTCTAGTTTGGTGGGCGTCGGCCTCAACGGACTGAGCTCAATCGGGCTGGGGGGAAACAACTCCAACACTCTTGCCGATGCTGGTCTGGGTGGCGGGTCAGACTTGGGTGACGGGTCCGGTGCCGGTGCCTCGCCGTTTGGGATCAGCAGTGGTACCATGATGAGCGGTTTCGGCAGCTCGagcgatgaggacgaggacgaggagcaagagagcgaggaggatgtcaataacgag TTTCGTGCGTATACCGATCCGTTGAATGCCAACTCGTCCAATTCCTTGAACCCGCCATCGatcccgccaccgccgccacctccaccacctctcaaCATTATGCCGTCTAGAGCCCGTATGCAGCTGGCAGCTCGCCTAGCCAAGCGTAatgcggctgcggctgcggaGAATGGCGGGCAGGAAGGAAGCTCGTCCAACATGGACGACGGGACTTCGGATGCCTTCACCCTTCCCAGCCTGTCAGCAAGCGAGCGACTGCGCAACCCGTTTGCCGATGACggtgacgacgaggacaaTAGCAGCGACGAGGACAACATCGACaatgccgaggacgagggaggcgCAAGCAGCTCGGCGTGGAACAGAGGTtcgtggtggagaggtgtcGTTGGCGGTCGCAGTTCAAGCAGGAGACAAGGCGATAATGAGAATCAAGAGAAGGAACGCTTCGGCGACGGGCGGGATGATACTGACGATTCGGATGATGCCGTCCACGAAGACGAcattgacgacgaggagttTGGTGATTTCGCCATGCCCGAGGTTCAGTCGTCGGGAGCCATGGTCAGCGGGATCGATCCTGCCAGGGAGAAGATTCTAGTCAAGCCCATGGCTCTTCACCCCAGTGCCGCCAAGAGCTCGTTTGGCAGCTTGTGGCCTTTTGGGGGTCAAGGCTTCGGTGcgaacaaggagaaggagaaggagcaagagaagaagacagAGGGCGAGCAGGGGGCGTCGACGTCGCCGTCATCTTCTCCTGCCAATGCCATCACCGAGGAGCCGGTGGAACTTGgcaaggaagaggatgagggcgtcattggagaggatgggcaGAAGATCAAcagggcggtggaggcgaagaggagAACGAGTATCGAGGACccggacgacgatgatgtgggtggggaggagatcaTTGTGCATAAGGGACCGGGAGTGCATTAG
- a CDS encoding hypothetical protein (EggNog:ENOG503PAZ0; antiSMASH:Cluster_8), with amino-acid sequence MEEPRKHSASRPIEYLLSGISSTSAILTRFIRSVRASHSDLSAVTRELSDLRLLLELLRDEPSIPLLLQAQMLLLLESCGNTLIRIDSILAQCRNATDWSQTGRAQIGQCRDDIGLFREVLGLALDILSLDPSQQSSASEANTIKENVKGEVERLRAKTLSNEKHDPDTSEVLDLYLDAVTNCVRSYEKKSQAARERSGSEDTVTTGDVTNHDTPGIEQNLEAVRLSQKTPVPATKHRTNDEPAGASSASNARAPMPHEDADKWTSSRTNAFSYYSGQPDSITVKRPEDHEPLPDVPPVPPVPPAQAPPTVPPRPLPESPTLPGSSGTSTPVPPREINLPPPLARSAWSHEDSPSTKSEPLGSGGYLEPESPTFSSERWSEPVQASQGYPETERSRQISVAPSESPQLGRESPRTSFSFNRIMSGVSEVSTVRSDTSSPRRPSPGPSMVSAMSPYHQSPPFSPPPEYRRSPTPRSQWLPGLASRSLVSPGLMPPSISSPSIIGPSIGSASQLVIQPPAKHSGHQSRIEVTPARHLTDKAKSTRILHIDTSPANMFVATKHDPKTVKIWAIAKSALHSTIKITSYVQPQVRSREYFIRSHAILSENATLIGITTHFGLTLEIWNFAKGGTSANKVQTIDEAHRWAASKRDAYHTDYAPLVVYRPKGDRIDRFFLARHPSAKRPFWEDSTHSIELLKAGLPFVPKFPELAFSSDSPFLVAAAGPRPGDAPRAHATILIAWLMKPTSDHKLRARTPNATVTSLEDEDRHKPYRVHIPEYPALQTALPASLIACGSLAVSIWIPANHTDVAVPGGKYRRQPLPAPERFVVVWDLPANSTRIFAIPNVQACVSPNCKYVAYCDANAGQFVIIEVETAEEIWKWPDAAKGKKNNNIHNHLAGFGGQFEDLHKVTVFEFSPDGGMLVVGDDKGSLGVYEVEKGEERFELGSGMEVSLADVGHYPRGIEQQQSSRLSDSSLYVPLGWEGQQGGGSGNGSGSSGALEWRGRRD; translated from the exons ATGGAGGAACCCCGGAAACACTCGGCCTCTCGTCCAATCGAGTATCTCCTCTCAGGCATCTCATCGACATCAGCCATCCTCACACGCTTCATCCGGTCTGTACGAGCCTCCCATTCCGATCTCTCTGCTGTCACCCGCGAGCTGTCCGACCTCAGGCTTTTGCTGGAGCTGCTTCGAGATGAGCCTTCCATTCCTTTGTTATTGCAGGCGCaaatgctgctgctgctggaaagCTGTGGGAATACGCTGATACGCATCGATTCAATCCTCGCCCAATGCCGGAATGCAACAGACTGGAGTCAAACCGGACGAGCGCAGATCGGACAGTGCCGTGACGATATAGGATTATTTCGTGAGGTACTGGGACTTGCCTTGGATATCTTGAGCTT AGACCCATCCCAACAAAGCAGTGCCTCTGAAGcaaacaccatcaaggaAAATGTcaagggcgaggttgagcgATTGCGAGCCAAAACTCTGTCTAACGAAAAGCATGACCCGGACACCAGCGAAGTTCTTGACCTGTATCTGGATGCTGTTACCAACTGCGTTCGGTCCTATGAGAAGAAGTCACAGGCGGCACGCGAGAGGTCCGGGTCAGAAGATACCGT AACAACGGGAGATGTCACGAACCACGACACGCCGGGAATTGAGCAGAACCTTGAAGCAGTCCGTTTGTCTCAGAAAACGCCCGTACCAGCAACGAAGCACAGGACCAACGATGAGCCAGCAGGAGCAAGTTCAGCTTCCAATGCCAGGGCGCCAATGCCACATGAGGACGCCGACAAATGGACATCGTCTCGAACCAATGCCTTTTCTTATTACAGTGGCCAACCGGACTCCATCACCGTGAAGCGCCCTGAAGATCATGAGCCATTGCCAGACGTGCCACCAGTCCCTCCAGTCCCGCCGGCACAAGCACCTCCAACAGTGCCTCCACGGCCTCTGCCCGAATCGCCCACGCTACCAGGAAGCTCCGGCACTTCGACGCCAGTCCCGCCGAGAGAGATCAATCTTCCGCCGCCCCTGGCAAGATCAGCCTGGAGTCACGAAGATTCCCCGTCCACCAAATCTGAGCCTCTCGGCTCGGGGGGTTATCTCGAGCCCGAGTctcccaccttctcctcagaGCGTTGGTCTGAGCCTGTCCAGGCCTCCCAAGGTTATCCAGAAACCGAGCGATCCCGTCAAATATCGGTTGCCCCGAGTGAAAGTCCACAGTTGGGACGAGAAAGCCCTCGTACCTCATTCTCGTTTAACCGCATCATGTCTGGTGTCAGCGAGGTTTCGACAGTTCGTTCCGACACTTCGAGTCCTCGGCGGCCATCTCCGGGCCCATCCATGGTCAGTGCCATGTCACCATATCACCAGTCACCTCCCTTTTCACCGCCACCCGAATACCGTCGAAGTCCAACGCCCAGATCGCAGTGGTTGCCTGGGTTGGCGTCACGCAGTCTTGTCTCTCCCGGCCTCATGCCTCCAAGCATCAGCAGTCCCAGCATCATCGGCCCCAGTATTGGATCCGCAAGCCAACTCGTCATACAACCACCGGCAAAACACAGTGGGCACCAGAGTCGAATCGAGGTCACCCCCGCTCGCCATCTGACAGATAAGGCCAAGTCCACTCGGATCCTGCATATTGACACTTCACCAGCAAATATGTTTGTAGCCACCAAACATGATCCCAAGACCGTCAAGATCTGGGCCATCGCCAAAAGCGCGCTGCATAGCACCATCAAAATCACGTCTTATGTGCAACCACAGGTTCGATCCAGAGAGTACTTCATCCGCAGTCACGCAATCTTGTCGGAAAACGCCACCCTCATAGGTATCACAACCCACTTTGGGCTCACCCTCGAAATATGGAACTTTGCCAAAGGCGGCACCTCTGCCAACAAGGTCCAAACCATCGACGAAGCCCACCGGTGGGCAGCCTCCAAGCGGGACGCTTACCACACCGACTACGCACCACTCGTAGTCTACCGCCCCAAAGGCGACCGAATCGACCGCTTCTTTCTCGCAAGACACCCCTCCGCCAAGAGACCCTTCTGGGAGGACTCAACCCACTCGAttgagctcctcaaggcCGGACTCCCCTTTGTCCCCAAGTTCCCCGAGCTGGCTTTCTCGTCCGACTCCCCCTTTCTGGTCGCAGCAGCCGGACCACGACCGGGTGACGCCCCCAGAGCTCACGCGACGATACTGATCGCGTGGCTCATGAAACCGACCTCTGACCACAAGCTCCGCGCTCGAACCCCCAACGCGACGGTGACCTCgctcgaggatgaagacCGCCACAAGCCGTACAGAGTCCACATACCGGAATACCCCGCCTTGCAGACCGCCCTTCCAGCCTCGCTCATCGCGTGTGGGTCATTGGCGGTGTCGATTTGGATACCGGCCAACCACACCGACGTTGCCGTTCCGGGGGGGAAATACCGCCGACAACCACTCCCGGCACCGGAACGGTTTGTTGTCGTCTGGGACTTGCCTGCCAACTCGACGAGGATATTTGCGATTCCTAACGTTCAGGCTTGTGTCTCCCCCAACTGCAAGTATGTCGCTTATTGTGATGCGAACGCGGGGCAGTTTGTGATTATTGAGGTTgagacggcggaggagattTGGAAGTGGCCTGATGCGGCTAAAGGGaaaaagaacaacaacatccacaACCATCTGGCGGGGTTTGGGGGCCAATTTGAGGATTTGCATAAGGTGACGGTGTTCGAGTTTTCGCCGGATGGGGGGATGTTGGTTGTGGGGGATGATAAGGGGAGCTTGGGGGTTTatgaggtggagaagggggaggagaggtttgagCTCGGGAGTGGGATGGAGGTTAGTTTGGCTGATGTGGGCCACTACCCGAGGGGgattgagcagcagcagagcagTAGGCTTTCGGATTCGAGTTTGTATGTGCcgttggggtgggagggtcagcagggagggggaagtgggAATGGGAGTGGGAGTAGTGGGGCTTtggagtggagggggaggagggactgA
- a CDS encoding hypothetical protein (COG:E; EggNog:ENOG503NZJM; antiSMASH:Cluster_8): MDNSAPASGQNDTTATTSRALTHEPPPFLSRITRLSRIYTAKSLAFPSAWLREWKEYFYPPSTRPDIVKSYECRPDLPVRPRLRRRAFCPGHSER; this comes from the exons ATGGACAACTCTGCGCCAGCGTCAGGACAGAATGACACCACCGCGACGACGAGTAGAGCATTGACCCACGaaccaccccctttcctcTCGAGGATAACCCGCCTCTCCCGAATCTACACGGCGAAATCGCTAGCTTTTCCTTCGGCCTGGCTCagggagtggaaggagtACTTTTACCCGCCGTCGACGAGGCCGGATATAGTGAAGAGTTATGAGTGCAGGCCTGATTTGCCTGTCCG TCCACGGCTCCGCCGCCGCGCCTTTTGTCCTGGGCACTCCGAGAGATGA